From the genome of Hydrogenophilus thermoluteolus, one region includes:
- the atpB gene encoding F0F1 ATP synthase subunit A, with protein MAASGQGPTASEYVIHHLTHLNTLGHPQESLVDFTVLHLDTFFFATGLGILTVWLLYRAARHATSGVPGRFQNFVEMLVEMVNEQAKGIVHNPESRKFVAPLALTVFVWIFWMNFMDLLPVDLLPRIWEGIYAAAGGDPHHAYLRVVPTADLNATLGMSIAVLLISLYYNLKIKGVGGWVHELFTAPFGNHPLLYPVNFAMQIIEYIAKTVSHGMRLFGNLYAGELIFILIALLGGTATVFGFIGHVIAGSIWAIFHILIIVLQAFIFMMLTLIYIGQAHESH; from the coding sequence ATGGCAGCTTCTGGGCAAGGACCCACAGCCTCTGAGTACGTCATTCACCATTTGACCCATCTCAATACATTGGGTCATCCGCAGGAGTCGCTCGTCGACTTCACCGTGTTGCATCTCGACACCTTTTTCTTTGCCACCGGTCTGGGCATTCTCACCGTGTGGCTGCTCTATCGCGCTGCGCGCCACGCAACCAGTGGCGTTCCGGGGCGTTTCCAAAATTTCGTCGAAATGCTGGTCGAGATGGTCAATGAGCAGGCCAAAGGGATCGTGCATAATCCCGAATCGCGCAAATTCGTGGCGCCGCTTGCGCTGACCGTGTTCGTCTGGATCTTCTGGATGAACTTCATGGACCTGTTGCCGGTCGATCTCCTGCCGCGCATCTGGGAAGGGATCTATGCCGCCGCCGGGGGGGATCCGCATCATGCCTATCTGCGCGTCGTGCCCACCGCCGACCTCAATGCGACGTTGGGGATGTCGATCGCGGTGCTGCTCATTTCGCTCTACTACAACCTCAAGATCAAAGGGGTTGGCGGTTGGGTGCATGAGCTCTTTACCGCGCCGTTCGGTAACCATCCGTTGCTCTATCCGGTGAATTTTGCGATGCAGATCATCGAGTACATCGCAAAGACCGTTTCACACGGGATGCGGCTTTTCGGCAACCTCTATGCCGGCGAGCTCATCTTCATCCTTATCGCGTTGCTCGGCGGTACCGCGACGGTCTTTGGCTTTATTGGGCACGTGATCGCAGGGTCGATCTGGGCGATCTTCCACATTCTGATCATCGTGCTCCAGGCGTTCATCTTCATGATGCTTACGCTTATCTATATCGGACAAGCGCACGAGTCGCACTGA
- the atpE gene encoding F0F1 ATP synthase subunit C, translating to MESIVGFVALAAGLIIGLGALGACIGIGIMGSRFLEASARQPELMNALQTKMFLLAGLIDAAFIIGTGIALWYSTANPFVG from the coding sequence ATGGAAAGCATCGTTGGCTTTGTTGCTCTGGCTGCTGGTCTCATCATCGGTTTGGGTGCTCTGGGCGCCTGTATCGGCATCGGCATCATGGGTAGCCGCTTCCTCGAGGCGTCGGCGCGGCAGCCCGAATTGATGAATGCGCTGCAAACCAAAATGTTCCTTCTGGCTGGTCTCATCGACGCTGCGTTCATTATCGGTACGGGTATCGCGCTCTGGTACTCCACGGCCAACCCGTTTGTCGGCTAA
- a CDS encoding F0F1 ATP synthase subunit B, whose amino-acid sequence MNLNATLIAQLVVFFILGWFTMKFVWPPLMKALDERAAKIAEGLAAADKAKTDLALAEKRAVEELRKAREEAATMRTNAEQQAAKLIEEARVEAAQIINRAQKAAEEEARASVQRVLEELREEVARLALVGAEQILRREIDAKAHAELIQRLKEELK is encoded by the coding sequence GTGAACTTGAACGCAACCCTGATCGCGCAGCTTGTCGTCTTCTTTATTTTGGGGTGGTTTACGATGAAGTTCGTTTGGCCGCCCCTGATGAAGGCGCTTGACGAGCGTGCGGCGAAGATCGCTGAAGGGCTTGCGGCGGCAGACAAGGCCAAAACCGACCTCGCGCTTGCCGAGAAGCGGGCAGTGGAAGAGTTGCGCAAAGCGCGCGAAGAAGCGGCGACGATGCGCACCAACGCCGAGCAGCAGGCGGCCAAATTGATCGAAGAGGCGCGCGTCGAAGCAGCTCAGATCATCAACCGTGCGCAGAAAGCGGCGGAAGAGGAGGCGCGTGCGTCGGTGCAGCGCGTTCTGGAAGAGCTCCGTGAAGAGGTCGCGCGCTTGGCCTTGGTCGGCGCAGAGCAGATTCTGCGTCGCGAAATCGACGCCAAAGCCCACGCCGAATTGATCCAGCGATTGAAAGAGGAACTCAAATAA
- a CDS encoding F0F1 ATP synthase subunit delta, which translates to MAETATIARPYAEAAFALAKEADALGPWSQAMHALAEVVAVDTVRAALADPRVDDAAKSDLITVLVEKAAPLPEGFANFVRLLVENDRVAVVGSIVEQFEAKRLAFEGRLHAVVTSAFELTDAQQKQIQSDLEAHYGKPVEIEVRVDPELIGGVKIAVGDDVIDASVRSKLAKMAAALKI; encoded by the coding sequence ATGGCCGAGACCGCAACCATCGCTCGCCCCTACGCCGAAGCAGCGTTCGCTTTGGCGAAAGAGGCGGATGCGCTCGGTCCCTGGTCGCAAGCAATGCATGCGCTCGCTGAAGTGGTCGCGGTCGATACCGTCCGGGCCGCTTTGGCCGATCCGCGCGTCGATGATGCCGCCAAATCGGATCTGATCACGGTGCTCGTGGAAAAAGCGGCGCCGCTGCCGGAAGGGTTCGCGAATTTCGTCCGGCTGTTGGTCGAAAACGATCGCGTCGCCGTAGTCGGGTCGATCGTCGAACAATTCGAAGCGAAGCGCTTGGCGTTCGAAGGGCGGTTACACGCCGTCGTCACCAGCGCATTCGAATTGACCGACGCGCAACAAAAGCAGATCCAGTCCGATCTCGAAGCCCACTATGGCAAGCCGGTCGAAATCGAAGTGCGGGTCGACCCCGAACTCATCGGTGGCGTGAAGATCGCAGTGGGCGACGACGTAATCGACGCGTCCGTGCGCAGCAAGCTTGCGAAGATGGCCGCAGCGCTCAAAATTTAG
- the atpA gene encoding F0F1 ATP synthase subunit alpha, giving the protein MQLSPSEISDLIKSRIKNLELSAAVQNEGVIVSVADGIARIHGLTGAMQGEMLEFPGNTYGLALNLERDSVGAVILGDYEHISEGDTVKATGRILEVPVGPELLGRVVNALGQPIDGKGPIEAKRTDKIEKVAPGVIWRKSVSQPVQTGLKAVDTMIPIGRGQRELIIGDRQTGKTAVAVDTIINQKGQNMFCIYVAVGQKASTIANVVRKLEEHGAMEYTIVVAASASESAAMQYLAPYAGCTMGEYFRDRGMDALIIYDDLTKQAWAYRQISLLLRRPPGREAYPGDVFYLHSRLLERAARVNEEYVERFTNGEVKGKTGSLTALPIIETQAGDVSAFVPTNVISITDGQIFLETDLFNAGIRPAVNPGISVSRVGGAAQTKIIKKLSGGIRTDLAQYRELAAFAQFASDLDEATRKQLERGRRVTELLKQPQYSPMNIAQMTVSLLAVNNGYFDAIPVEQVLACEQALHQHIESKFPEVMKSIIETGNLSDEDQAKILEEIAAFMKTWA; this is encoded by the coding sequence ATGCAACTCAGTCCGTCTGAAATCAGTGATCTGATCAAGAGCCGGATCAAAAATCTCGAATTGTCGGCTGCCGTTCAAAACGAAGGGGTGATCGTTTCGGTGGCGGACGGCATCGCACGCATTCACGGGCTCACCGGTGCGATGCAAGGGGAAATGCTCGAATTTCCTGGGAACACCTACGGTCTGGCGCTCAACCTCGAGCGTGATTCGGTCGGCGCGGTGATCCTGGGTGACTACGAACACATCTCCGAAGGGGATACCGTCAAAGCAACTGGCCGCATCCTGGAAGTGCCGGTCGGTCCCGAACTCCTTGGCCGCGTGGTCAACGCCCTGGGACAGCCGATCGACGGCAAAGGTCCGATCGAGGCGAAACGGACCGACAAGATCGAAAAGGTCGCGCCAGGCGTGATCTGGCGCAAATCGGTCTCGCAGCCGGTGCAGACCGGTCTCAAAGCGGTCGACACCATGATCCCGATCGGTCGAGGCCAGCGGGAATTGATCATCGGTGACCGGCAAACCGGTAAAACGGCCGTCGCGGTCGATACGATCATCAACCAAAAAGGTCAGAATATGTTCTGTATCTACGTCGCGGTCGGTCAGAAAGCCTCGACCATCGCGAACGTAGTGCGCAAGCTCGAAGAGCATGGCGCGATGGAATATACCATCGTCGTCGCGGCATCGGCGTCGGAGTCGGCGGCGATGCAATACCTGGCACCGTACGCCGGCTGTACGATGGGCGAATATTTCCGCGATCGCGGGATGGACGCACTCATCATCTACGACGACCTGACCAAACAGGCGTGGGCGTACCGTCAAATTTCGCTGCTGCTGCGCCGTCCACCGGGGCGTGAGGCTTATCCGGGTGACGTCTTCTACCTCCACTCCCGTCTGCTCGAGCGCGCAGCGCGCGTCAATGAAGAATACGTCGAGCGCTTCACCAACGGGGAAGTGAAAGGCAAGACCGGGTCGCTCACCGCGTTGCCGATCATCGAAACGCAAGCGGGTGACGTCTCGGCGTTCGTTCCGACGAACGTGATCTCGATTACCGACGGGCAGATCTTCCTTGAAACCGACCTCTTCAACGCAGGGATCCGTCCAGCGGTGAACCCGGGGATCTCGGTGTCGCGGGTGGGGGGCGCCGCGCAGACCAAGATCATCAAGAAACTCTCCGGTGGTATTCGAACCGACCTCGCGCAGTATCGGGAATTGGCGGCCTTTGCGCAATTTGCATCGGACCTCGATGAAGCCACCCGCAAACAGCTCGAACGGGGACGTCGGGTTACCGAGCTCTTGAAGCAGCCGCAATACTCGCCGATGAACATCGCGCAGATGACCGTGTCGCTCTTGGCGGTGAACAACGGCTACTTCGACGCGATTCCGGTCGAACAGGTTTTGGCGTGCGAACAGGCGCTGCACCAGCACATCGAGAGCAAATTCCCCGAAGTGATGAAATCGATCATCGAAACGGGGAACCTCTCCGACGAAGATCAGGCGAAGATCCTCGAGGAAATTGCGGCTTTCATGAAAACCTGGGCCTGA
- the atpG gene encoding F0F1 ATP synthase subunit gamma, translating to MAGSKEIRGKIKSVQNTRKITKAMEMVAASKMRKAQERMRQARPYAERIRRLAGHLSHATASEYRHPFMQESERVERVGLIVVTTDKGLCGALNTNILRATLNEMKRWEQDGVKEIQVVAIGNKGLGFMQRIGAKVVAERTHLGDTPHLDVLIGPTKVLLDAFEAGELDRVSIAYTRFINTMKQEPVIEQLLPLSGERLDVPEHNWDYIYEPEAEVVVDELLRRYIEALVYQAVAENMASEQSARMVAMKAASDNATNVIKELQLVYNKSRQAAITKELAEIVGGAAAVS from the coding sequence ATGGCCGGAAGTAAAGAGATCCGCGGCAAGATCAAGAGCGTGCAGAACACGCGCAAGATCACCAAAGCCATGGAAATGGTCGCCGCGTCGAAAATGCGCAAAGCCCAGGAGCGGATGCGGCAAGCGCGCCCGTACGCCGAGCGGATCCGCCGCTTGGCGGGGCACTTGTCGCATGCCACCGCGTCGGAGTACCGCCACCCGTTCATGCAGGAATCCGAACGGGTCGAACGGGTGGGATTGATCGTGGTCACGACCGACAAAGGGCTCTGTGGTGCACTCAACACCAACATCCTGCGCGCAACGCTCAACGAAATGAAGCGGTGGGAGCAGGATGGGGTCAAGGAGATCCAGGTCGTCGCAATCGGCAATAAGGGCCTTGGCTTCATGCAACGCATTGGCGCGAAGGTGGTCGCTGAACGAACCCATTTGGGGGATACGCCCCACCTCGACGTCCTGATCGGTCCGACCAAGGTGTTGCTCGACGCGTTCGAAGCGGGTGAACTCGATCGCGTCTCTATCGCCTATACCCGTTTCATCAACACGATGAAACAGGAACCGGTGATCGAGCAACTGTTGCCGCTTTCGGGAGAACGGCTCGACGTGCCCGAACACAACTGGGACTACATTTACGAGCCGGAAGCCGAAGTCGTGGTGGACGAACTGCTTCGTCGCTACATCGAAGCGCTCGTCTATCAGGCGGTCGCCGAAAATATGGCGTCGGAGCAAAGCGCGCGGATGGTTGCGATGAAAGCGGCGTCCGACAATGCGACGAACGTGATCAAAGAGCTGCAGCTGGTGTACAACAAGTCGCGTCAAGCGGCGATCACCAAAGAGCTCGCCGAAATCGTCGGCGGGGCAGCCGCGGTCAGTTGA
- the atpD gene encoding F0F1 ATP synthase subunit beta, translating into MATGTIVQCIGAVIDIQFPRDQMPKIYEALKLVDENDFVEKGLTFEVQQQLGDGVVRTIALGASDGLRRGMKVESTGAPISVPVGHGTLGRIMDVLGRPIDEAGPIQTDEYRSIHQKAPKFDELSPSVELLETGIKVIDLICPFAKGGKVGLFGGAGVGKTVNMMELINNIAKQHSGLSVFAGVGERTREGNDFYHEMKESNVLDKVAMVFGQMNEPPGNRLRVALTGLTMAERFRDEGRDILFFVDNIYRYTLAGTEVSALLGRMPSAVGYQPTLAEEMGKLQERITSTKVGSITSIQAVYVPADDLTDPSPATTFLHLDSTVVLSRDIAALGIYPAVDPLDSTSRQLDPLIVGEEHYTVARKVQATLQRYKELRDIIAILGMDELSPEDKLTVARARKIQRFLSQPFHVAEVFTGTPGKYVPLKETIRGFKMIVEGECDHLPEQAFYMVGTIDEAFEKAKKVQ; encoded by the coding sequence ATGGCAACAGGTACGATCGTACAGTGCATCGGCGCGGTGATCGACATTCAATTCCCGCGCGACCAGATGCCAAAAATCTACGAAGCGCTGAAACTCGTCGACGAAAACGATTTCGTCGAGAAAGGGCTCACGTTCGAGGTGCAGCAGCAGTTGGGTGACGGTGTCGTGCGCACGATCGCGCTGGGCGCTTCCGACGGGCTGCGCCGTGGGATGAAAGTGGAATCGACGGGGGCACCGATCAGCGTTCCCGTCGGTCATGGCACGCTCGGCCGCATCATGGACGTGCTCGGTCGGCCCATCGACGAAGCCGGTCCCATCCAAACCGACGAATACCGCTCGATCCACCAGAAAGCGCCGAAATTCGACGAGCTTTCGCCGTCGGTCGAGCTCTTGGAGACCGGGATCAAGGTGATCGACCTCATCTGCCCGTTTGCGAAAGGGGGTAAGGTCGGTCTCTTCGGCGGTGCCGGGGTGGGCAAAACCGTCAATATGATGGAGCTCATCAACAACATTGCGAAACAGCACTCCGGTCTCTCGGTTTTTGCCGGCGTCGGTGAGCGTACCCGCGAAGGGAATGACTTCTATCACGAAATGAAGGAGTCGAACGTTCTCGACAAGGTCGCGATGGTCTTCGGGCAGATGAACGAACCGCCCGGAAACCGTCTGCGCGTGGCGCTAACTGGTCTGACGATGGCCGAACGCTTCCGCGACGAAGGGCGCGACATTCTCTTCTTCGTCGACAACATCTACCGCTACACGCTTGCGGGTACCGAAGTGTCGGCGCTCCTTGGCCGGATGCCGTCGGCGGTGGGTTATCAGCCGACGCTCGCCGAAGAGATGGGTAAATTGCAAGAGCGGATCACATCGACGAAAGTCGGCTCGATTACCTCGATCCAAGCGGTTTACGTTCCGGCGGACGACCTGACCGACCCGTCTCCGGCAACCACCTTCTTGCACCTCGACTCCACCGTCGTGTTGTCGCGTGATATCGCAGCACTCGGGATCTACCCTGCGGTCGACCCGCTCGATTCCACCAGCCGTCAGCTCGATCCGCTGATCGTCGGTGAGGAGCACTACACCGTGGCGCGTAAAGTGCAGGCCACGTTGCAGCGCTACAAAGAGTTGCGCGACATCATCGCGATCCTGGGGATGGACGAGCTTTCACCGGAAGACAAACTGACGGTGGCCCGTGCGCGGAAGATCCAGCGCTTCTTGTCGCAGCCGTTCCACGTCGCCGAGGTGTTTACCGGGACGCCGGGCAAATACGTTCCGCTCAAGGAGACGATCCGCGGCTTCAAGATGATCGTCGAAGGCGAGTGCGACCACCTGCCCGAACAGGCCTTCTACATGGTCGGGACGATCGACGAGGCATTCGAAAAAGCCAAGAAGGTCCAATAA
- a CDS encoding F0F1 ATP synthase subunit epsilon — protein MAMTVHVDVVSAEEELFSGLAEMVVLPGEAGELGVLPGHAPLLTRIRPGTVRVKTPDHGEEIIFVSGGILEVQPNLVTVLADTAVRGADLDEARAIEAKRRAEEALQNRNAAIDYAKAQAELAEAVAQLQAIERMKKLKHRVGGA, from the coding sequence ATGGCGATGACCGTACATGTCGATGTGGTGAGCGCCGAAGAAGAGCTCTTCTCCGGGCTTGCCGAAATGGTGGTTCTGCCCGGAGAAGCGGGCGAACTGGGCGTATTACCAGGTCATGCGCCGTTGCTGACGCGAATCCGCCCGGGGACCGTTCGGGTCAAGACGCCGGACCATGGCGAAGAGATCATCTTCGTTTCGGGCGGCATTCTCGAGGTGCAACCCAACTTGGTGACGGTGTTGGCCGATACCGCAGTGCGCGGTGCCGACCTGGACGAAGCGCGCGCAATCGAAGCGAAGCGCCGCGCCGAGGAGGCACTGCAAAACCGCAACGCGGCGATCGACTACGCGAAAGCGCAAGCCGAACTCGCCGAAGCGGTGGCGCAGCTCCAGGCGATCGAGCGGATGAAAAAGCTCAAACACCGCGTGGGTGGCGCATAA
- a CDS encoding Tim44 domain-containing protein, producing MTYAHRMARLVLTAFVACATLFLTAWPDDAEARRLGGGRSFGIQRQITPPPRPAQIAPAPKPATPGATPQTTPRRSSWLGPLGGLAAGLGLAWLFSSLGLSDEFGSLLLIALFAGGLFWLFRRWQSPQMRPAETAAGASPQATWRTADRNPWPSNSWPSAAAGHAAQAAGDADTTNPLRAQLDEVAFLQEAKRQFVALQAAHDAQDWAAIARLVTPQLLAELQANPTWEPSQQTDVVQLSAELLDLTDEGDHYLATVRFSGLIRETPSTPPASFAELWHLVKPKSGGGWKVAGIQPA from the coding sequence ATGACCTATGCGCATCGCATGGCACGATTGGTTTTGACCGCTTTCGTTGCGTGTGCCACGTTGTTCCTGACCGCCTGGCCGGACGACGCTGAAGCGCGCCGCCTGGGTGGTGGGCGCAGCTTCGGTATCCAGCGCCAGATCACTCCACCACCGCGCCCCGCTCAAATCGCGCCTGCGCCCAAACCGGCAACCCCAGGCGCGACGCCCCAAACCACACCGCGCCGTTCCTCGTGGTTGGGACCACTCGGCGGTCTCGCGGCGGGGCTCGGCCTGGCTTGGCTCTTTTCTTCCCTCGGTTTGAGCGACGAATTCGGTTCGCTGCTCCTGATCGCGCTCTTTGCAGGCGGCCTCTTTTGGCTCTTCCGCCGGTGGCAATCGCCGCAGATGCGCCCAGCGGAGACTGCGGCTGGCGCATCGCCCCAGGCGACGTGGCGTACCGCCGATCGCAACCCGTGGCCATCTAACTCATGGCCATCTGCTGCTGCCGGGCACGCTGCGCAAGCCGCAGGGGATGCCGATACCACCAACCCCCTTCGTGCTCAGCTCGACGAAGTGGCGTTCCTGCAGGAAGCGAAACGGCAGTTCGTCGCGCTGCAAGCGGCCCACGACGCGCAAGATTGGGCAGCGATCGCGCGTCTGGTCACCCCGCAACTGCTCGCGGAACTCCAGGCGAACCCAACCTGGGAGCCCAGCCAACAGACCGATGTGGTGCAACTCTCCGCGGAACTTCTCGACCTGACCGACGAAGGAGACCACTACCTGGCTACGGTACGCTTCAGCGGGTTGATCCGAGAAACGCCATCGACGCCGCCCGCGTCGTTCGCCGAGCTCTGGCACTTGGTCAAACCGAAGTCGGGTGGCGGTTGGAAAGTTGCGGGGATTCAACCGGCGTAA
- the ubiE gene encoding bifunctional demethylmenaquinone methyltransferase/2-methoxy-6-polyprenyl-1,4-benzoquinol methylase UbiE, whose protein sequence is MSEQADFGFRQVPAPEKKRLVGQVFDSVADKYDVMNDLMSAGLHRLWKHYTIATSGVRPGHRVLDIASGTGDLALAFARRVGPTGQVWMTDINHAMLVRGKTRLLETGVIPAFAQCDAEQLPFPSDTFDCVSVAFGLRNMTHKEAALAEMLRVLKPGGRLLVLEFSRVWAPLSPLYDWYSFQVLPRLGKIVANDAESYRYLAESIRVHPDQETLRQMMERVGFVAVQYHNLTAGVVALHRGFKP, encoded by the coding sequence ATGAGCGAGCAAGCCGACTTCGGGTTCCGCCAGGTTCCCGCACCAGAAAAGAAACGGTTGGTCGGGCAAGTCTTCGATTCGGTCGCCGACAAATACGACGTGATGAACGATCTGATGTCGGCAGGGCTCCACCGTCTTTGGAAGCACTACACGATCGCCACCTCGGGCGTGCGCCCTGGTCACCGGGTATTGGATATCGCTTCGGGCACCGGGGATCTCGCGTTGGCGTTCGCGCGGCGCGTCGGACCCACCGGCCAGGTGTGGATGACCGACATCAACCACGCGATGCTTGTGCGCGGCAAAACGCGCCTCCTCGAAACAGGCGTCATTCCTGCGTTTGCCCAGTGCGACGCGGAGCAACTCCCCTTTCCCAGCGACACGTTCGACTGCGTTTCGGTCGCGTTCGGCTTGCGCAACATGACCCACAAAGAGGCAGCACTTGCCGAAATGCTGCGCGTGCTCAAACCGGGCGGACGCCTGTTGGTTCTGGAATTCTCTCGCGTCTGGGCGCCGCTCTCCCCGCTTTATGACTGGTACTCCTTTCAGGTGCTGCCGCGGCTCGGCAAAATCGTCGCGAACGACGCCGAGAGTTACCGCTATCTCGCGGAATCGATTCGGGTACACCCCGATCAGGAGACGCTCCGTCAGATGATGGAACGCGTCGGCTTCGTCGCGGTCCAATACCACAACCTGACCGCTGGGGTGGTTGCACTCCATCGCGGCTTCAAACCGTAA
- a CDS encoding gamma-butyrobetaine hydroxylase-like domain-containing protein, translating to MNLDPRHVPESVVYHQRRNQLEITFADGATFTFDPEYLRVFSPSAEVQGHGPGQSVLQTGKKGVRIDRLTPSGHYALQIAFSDGHDSGIYTWTYLRELGETYAARWADYLAQLQAAGASREPTSHTNTEASRLSDAACGCGQGGCAR from the coding sequence ATGAATCTCGACCCTCGTCATGTTCCCGAATCGGTGGTTTACCACCAACGGCGCAACCAGCTCGAAATCACGTTCGCCGATGGCGCCACGTTCACGTTCGACCCCGAATATCTGCGGGTGTTCAGCCCGTCTGCCGAAGTCCAAGGTCACGGCCCCGGTCAATCCGTATTGCAGACCGGCAAAAAAGGGGTGCGAATCGATCGGCTGACCCCTTCAGGTCATTATGCCCTTCAGATCGCATTTTCGGACGGTCATGACAGCGGCATTTACACTTGGACCTATCTGCGCGAACTCGGCGAAACCTATGCAGCGCGGTGGGCCGACTACCTCGCCCAACTGCAAGCGGCTGGCGCGAGCCGTGAACCGACTTCCCATACCAACACCGAAGCAAGCCGCCTTTCGGATGCCGCGTGTGGGTGCGGGCAAGGAGGGTGTGCGCGATGA
- the phoB gene encoding phosphate regulon transcriptional regulator PhoB, with translation MSQTRTILLVEDDAAIRSLLVLHLENAGFRVLEAPDVRTALRWLDELLPDIAVIDWMLPDVSGITLLERLRHNDRTRQIPVVMLTARAAEADKVRGLEGGADDYVTKPFSPRELLARIRAVLRRRQPEPEAGPVAFGGLELVPDRRVVRRAGAEQTLGPTEFRLLHFFVTHPERVWDRATLLDRVWGDDAFIEERTVDVHVRRLRLALRPLKADGMIETVRGAGYRITAIPLEPL, from the coding sequence ATGAGCCAAACACGAACGATATTGCTCGTTGAAGACGATGCCGCGATCCGTTCGCTCCTGGTGTTGCACCTGGAGAACGCGGGTTTTCGGGTGCTGGAAGCGCCAGACGTGCGTACGGCGCTACGCTGGTTGGACGAACTGTTGCCCGATATTGCGGTGATCGACTGGATGTTGCCCGACGTCTCGGGGATCACGTTGCTCGAGCGATTGCGCCACAACGACCGTACACGGCAGATTCCCGTGGTGATGCTGACGGCTCGCGCTGCGGAAGCCGACAAGGTGCGCGGGCTCGAGGGGGGGGCCGACGATTATGTCACCAAACCGTTCTCGCCGCGGGAACTGCTGGCGCGGATCCGTGCGGTGTTGCGGCGGCGGCAGCCGGAGCCGGAAGCCGGACCGGTTGCGTTCGGCGGGCTTGAACTGGTGCCCGATCGCCGTGTCGTCCGCCGCGCCGGTGCGGAGCAGACGCTGGGACCGACCGAATTCCGGCTGTTGCATTTTTTCGTGACCCATCCGGAACGGGTATGGGATCGCGCCACGCTGCTCGATCGCGTCTGGGGCGACGATGCGTTCATCGAAGAGCGTACCGTGGATGTCCATGTCCGGCGGTTGCGCTTGGCGTTGCGGCCCCTCAAGGCCGACGGCATGATCGAGACGGTTCGCGGCGCAGGTTACCGCATCACCGCGATCCCCCTCGAACCGCTGTGA
- a CDS encoding ATP-binding protein — translation MRPRHERFGLVLGAIGVGVASVVAGSTGAAIAVAAVAGWGWWQAQRRCHEVETALARAEAEQAASQRDRAQQANDLSQLLALLSDVPVAIVWVRAGMVQWANQTACTWLALRPARHLGQPVVWFLPDTTCWSEAVRAGANGVTKTVQIGQRTFEWRLYWFAHTDTPESGLLWIEDATERQRVAAMRRDFVANVSHELRTPLTVLIGGLETLAERDFPLEPAQRSELIAQCEREAKRMLRLVRDLLQLAELESGAPPAFEWISVAALIDEAAELAWTLAPEGLTVTVALPEPLATAQLHGDEAELATALRNLVSNAVRYTPAPGRVTIGATAQGDALVLWVEDTGIGIPEEHLPRLTERFYRVDRARSRASGGTGLGLAIVQHVAERHGARLAITSEVGKGSCFRLDFPRPRWRVTTVAHNERNENQQ, via the coding sequence ATGCGCCCGCGTCACGAACGTTTCGGCCTGGTGCTCGGCGCGATCGGGGTTGGTGTGGCGAGCGTCGTCGCCGGCAGCACGGGTGCGGCGATCGCGGTTGCGGCTGTAGCGGGTTGGGGATGGTGGCAAGCGCAGCGCCGTTGCCATGAGGTAGAGACGGCGTTGGCGCGCGCCGAGGCGGAGCAGGCGGCGTCGCAGCGCGATCGTGCGCAGCAAGCGAACGACTTGTCGCAGTTGCTGGCGCTCTTGTCCGACGTGCCCGTTGCGATCGTTTGGGTACGGGCGGGCATGGTGCAGTGGGCGAATCAGACCGCATGTACTTGGTTGGCGCTGCGGCCAGCGCGCCACTTGGGGCAACCGGTGGTCTGGTTTTTGCCCGACACGACCTGTTGGTCAGAAGCGGTGCGTGCCGGTGCCAACGGCGTGACGAAAACGGTCCAGATTGGGCAACGCACCTTCGAATGGCGGCTCTACTGGTTCGCCCATACGGATACGCCGGAAAGCGGCCTCTTGTGGATCGAGGATGCGACGGAACGCCAGCGCGTTGCTGCGATGCGCCGCGATTTCGTCGCAAACGTTTCGCACGAGCTGCGGACCCCGCTGACGGTGTTGATCGGCGGTTTGGAGACGCTTGCCGAGCGCGATTTTCCGTTGGAACCGGCACAACGCAGCGAACTCATCGCCCAGTGCGAGCGGGAAGCGAAACGGATGTTGCGCCTGGTGCGCGATCTGCTGCAGCTCGCAGAACTGGAAAGCGGCGCGCCGCCTGCGTTCGAGTGGATTTCAGTGGCGGCGCTGATCGACGAAGCAGCCGAGTTGGCGTGGACGTTGGCGCCTGAAGGGCTCACCGTCACGGTTGCGTTACCGGAACCGCTCGCCACGGCGCAATTGCACGGCGACGAGGCGGAATTGGCGACGGCGTTACGCAATTTGGTGAGCAACGCGGTGCGCTATACCCCCGCGCCCGGGAGGGTGACCATCGGCGCGACGGCGCAAGGGGATGCATTGGTCCTTTGGGTCGAGGACACAGGGATCGGCATTCCCGAGGAACACCTACCGCGGCTCACCGAACGGTTCTACCGGGTCGACCGGGCCCGCTCCCGCGCAAGCGGCGGAACCGGTCTGGGGTTGGCGATCGTCCAGCATGTCGCCGAACGGCACGGTGCGCGCTTGGCGATCACGAGCGAAGTGGGCAAAGGAAGCTGTTTTCGTCTCGATTTCCCTCGCCCGCGCTGGCGCGTCACGACCGTTGCTCACAATGAGCGGAACGAGAACCAGCAGTAA